A genomic stretch from Strongyloides ratti genome assembly S_ratti_ED321, chromosome : 1 includes:
- a CDS encoding Translation factor waclaw, mitochondrial: MKQVKSLGRKIIRSNDPAKLSSLDEFIPKKIRNFGIVAHVDHGKSTLADRILQLANVVDSNIKISQVLDKLQIEKERGITVKAQTCSMIYKDYLINLIDTPGHVDFSFEVARSLAACNGIVLLVAANQGVQAQTISNFWLAFERDLSMIPVINKVDLKTANVKKVQNELKLLFDIDEKEIIHVSAKSGLNVSNVLDTIIDRLPSPSGNREAPFEGLIFDSWYEQFRGAIPLILVKNGSISKGQKIHSLNNNKSYEVVEVGVMHPDMVPCQALYAGQVGYIICNMKTVKEATIGETLFDPTSPEPIKNIEVFKPIKPTIYAGLYPVETSNYENLKLAVERLCLNDPSVTITTDSSPALGLGWKVGFLGFLHMEVFSARLNQEYDENVILTAPNVEFKAEIIDNETVRKKRYKGQGVVTIMDVSTFPEHTDVKRFLEPMINLTILVPNEYMSTINLICYEKRGKKGEVKSIDEDRMLIIWRMPLAEVVTGFFEKIKYLTSGYASFDYELDGYDEIQLTKLGISINDKEINEFSLVVPLPMAKNRAKVIVNKLKEEIPKQQYEVNIKATLGNSTKPVYNATIKPWKKDFTQLLKGNFGGGGMERLNKKLSHQKKGKEKMKNLGKIQVPKDAFINVLKNTDNF, from the exons ATGAAACAAGTAAAATCTTTAggtagaaaaataataaggaGTAATGATCCTGCCAAATTATCTTCATTAGATGAATTTATTCCTAAAAAGATTCGTAATTTTGGTATAGTTGCTCATGTAGATCATGGAAAAAGTACATTAGCTGATAGGATATTACAGTTAGCAAATGTTGTTGATTCAAATATTAAGATATCACAAGTTCTTGATAAATTACAGATCGAAAAGGAACGTGGTATAACAGTAAAAGCACAAACATGCTCAATGATATATAAAGATTatcttattaatttaattgacACACCAGGACATGTAGATTTTAGTTTTGAAGTTGCTAGAAGTTTAGCAGCATGTAATGGTATTGTTTTACTTGTTGCTGCAAATCAAGGTGTTCAAGCACAAacaatttcaaatttttggTTAGCCTTTGAAAGAGATCTTTCTATGATTCctgttataaataaagttgATTTGAAAACAGCAAATGTTAAAAAG gtacaaaatgaattaaaattattatttgatatagatgaaaaagaaataattcaTGTATCTGCAAAATCAGGATTAAATGTATCAAATGTGTTGGATACTATTATTGATAGACTTCCATCACCTTCTGGAAATCGAGAAGCTCCTTTTGAGggattaatttttgattcaTGGTATGAACAATTTCGAGGAGCTATTCCTTTAATACTTGTTAAAAATGGTTCAATAAGTAAAGGACAAAAGATacattctttaaataataataaatcttaTGAAGTTGTCGAAGTTGGTGTTATGCATCCAGATATGGTTCCATGCCAGGCTCTTTATGCAGGCCAAGTTGGTTATATTATATGTAATATGAAAACAGTTAAAGAGGCTACTATTGGAGAAACATTATTTGATCCTACATCTCCAGAACCCATAAAAAACATTGAAGTTTTTAAACCTATTAAACCTACAATATATGCTGGATTGTATCCTGTTGAAACTTCTAATTACGAAAATCTTAAATTAGCCGTTGAAAGATTATGTTTGAATGATCCATCTGTTACTATAACTACTGACTCTTCACCCGCTCTTGGTTTAGGATGGAAAGTTGGTTTTCTTGGTTTTCTTCATATGGAAGTTTTTAGCGCTAGATTAAACCAAGAATATGatgaaaatgttattttaacaGCTCCAAATGTTGAATTTAAAGCTGAAATAATAGATAATGAAACTGTTCGTAAAAAGCGATATAAGGGACAAGGAGTTGTTACTATAATGGATGTTTCTACATTCCCTGAACATACAGAtgttaaaagatttttgGAACCTATGATTAATCTTACAATTTTAGTTCCAAATGAGTACATGTCtacaattaatttaatatgttaTGAAAAACGTGGTAAAAAAGGTGAAGTAAAATCTATAGATGAGGATAGAATGTTAATAATTTGGAGAATGCCATTAGCTGAAGTTGTAACAggattttttgaaaaaataaaatatttaaccaGTGGATATGCTTCATTTGACTACGAGTTAGATGGATATGATGAAATACAACTTACAAAATTAGGAATTTctattaatgataaagaaattaatgaATTTTCATTAGTTGTACCCTTACCTATGGCTAAGAATCGAGCAAAAGTTATTGTAAATAAgttaaaagaagaaatacCAAAACAACAATATGAAGTTAACATTAAAGCAACTTTAGGAAATTCAACAAAACCAGTTTATAATGCAACGATTAAACCATGGAAAAAAGATTTTACTCAATTATTAAAAGGAAATTTTGGTGGTGGTGGAATGGAAAGacttaacaaaaaattaagtcatcaaaaaaaaggaaaagaaaaaatgaaaaaccTTGGGAAGATTCAAGTTCCAAAAGATGCTTTTATAAAcgtattaaaaaatacagACAATTTTTGA
- a CDS encoding LRAT-like domain-containing protein, with protein MIKILLIFLSFSTFGFGFKNHLGWLNNKTLEFDDSFYTDEEIIKAYRRIIKTDITNPVNLKKFLKPGDMIEFDNTILGGSVPYSHWGIFLGIIENKHIIIHVARESNYIKFNDGDEKKSRFNGMKAKINNFLDQAIIPNSVKAIRRNAIKALDRDAKYDLVQNNCEHFATELRYGIKVSMQVESRFIFLNSISILFCIGLTLWVNKMKSERILKEIQKEVNKKL; from the exons atgatcaaaatattattaatatttctatcATTTTCCACATTTGGTTTTGGTTTTAAGAATCATTTAGGATGGCTAAATAATAAAACGCTTGAATTTGATGATTCATTTTATACAGatgaagaaataataaaagcaTATAGAAGGATTATTAAAACAGATATTACAAATcctgtaaatttaaaaaaatttttaaaacctGGAGATATGATTGAATTTGATAATACTATATTAGGTGGTTCTGTACCTTATAGTCATTGGGGAATATTTCTTGGAATTATTGAGaataaacatattattattcatgTAGCAAGAGAAAGTaattacattaaatttaatgatgGTGATGAAAAAAAGTCAA GATTTAATGGAATGAaagcaaaaataaataacttcCTTGATCAAGCAATTATACCAAATTCTGTTAAAGCAATTAGAAGAAACGCAATCAAAGCTTTAGATAGAGATGCTAAATATGATTTAGTTCAAAACAATTGCGAACATTTTGCCACAGAACTTCGATATGGAATCAAAGTAAGTATGCAAGTTGAAAGtagatttatatttttaaactcaatttctatattattttgCATTGGTTTAACTTTATGGGTAAACAAAATGAAGTCtgaaagaattttaaaagaaattcaaaaagaagttaataaaaaattgtaa